Proteins from a single region of Mustela erminea isolate mMusErm1 chromosome X, mMusErm1.Pri, whole genome shotgun sequence:
- the BGN gene encoding biglycan encodes MLPLWLLASLLAVSQTLPFEQKGFWDFTLDDGLPMLNDEEASGAETTSGVPDLDALTPTFSAMCPFGCHCHLRVVQCSDLGLKAVPKEISPDTTLLDLQNNDISELRRDDFKGLQHLYALVLVNNKISKIHEKAFGPLRKLQKLYISKNHLVEIPPNLPSSLVELRIHDNRIRKVPKGVFSGLRHMNCIEMGGNPLENSGFEPGAFDGLKLNYLRISEAKLTGIPKDLPETLNELHLDHNRIQAIELEDLLRYSKLYRLGLGHNQIRMIENGSLSFLPTLRELHLDNNKLSKVPSGLPDLKLLQVVYLHTNNITKVGVNDFCPVGFGVKRAYYNGISLFNNPVPYWEVQPATFRCVTDRLAIQFGNYKK; translated from the exons ATGCTGCCCCTGTGGCTCCTGGCATCCTTGCTGGCCGTGAGCCAGACCCTGCCCTTCGAGCAGAAGGGTTTCTGGGACTTCACCCTGGATGATGGGCTGCCCATGCTGAATGATGAGGAGGCTTCAGGTGCTGAGACCACGTCAGGGGTCCCGGACCTGGACGCCCTCACGCCCACCTTCAGCGCCATGTGTCCCTTCGGCTGCCACTGCCACCTGCGGGTTGTTCAGTGCTCTGACCTGG GTCTGAAGGCTGTGCCCAAGGAGATCTCACCCGACACGACGCTGCTGGACCTGCAGAACAATGACATCTCCGAACTTCGCAGGGATGATTTCAAAGGCCTCCAGCACCTCTAT GCTCTCGTCCTAGTGAACAACAAGATCTCCAAGATCCACGAGAAGGCCTTCGGCCCCCTGCGGAAGCTGCAGAAGCTCTACATCTCCAAGAACCACCTGGTGGAGATCCCTCCCAACCTGCCCAGCTCCCTGGTGGAGCTCCGGATCCATGACAACCGCATCCGCAAGGTTCCCAAGGGCGTGTTCAGCGGGCTGCGCCACATGAACTGCATAG AGATGGGCGGGAACCCCCTGGAAAACAGTGGCTTTGAGCCCGGAGCCTTCGATGGTCTAAAACTCAACTATCTTCGCATCTCTGAGGCCAAGCTCACCGGCATCCCCAAAG ACCTCCCCGAGACCCTGAATGAGCTGCATCTGGACCACAACAGAATCCAGGCCATCGAGTTGGAGGATCTGCTCCGATACTCCAAGCTGTACAG GTTGGGCCTGGGCCACAACCAGATCCGCATGATCGAGAACGGCAGCCTAAGCTTCCTGCCCACCCTGCGGGAGCTGCACTTGGACAACAACAAGCTGTCCAAGGTGCCCTCTGGACTTCCGGACCTCAAGCTCCTCCAG gtGGTCTATCTGCACACCAACAACATCACCAAGGTGGGCGTCAATGACTTCTGCCCCGTGGGCTTCGGAGTCAAGCGGGCCTACTACAATGGCATCAGCCTCTTCAATAACCCTGTGCCCTACTGGGAGGTGCAGCCGGCCACTTTCCGCTGCGTCACTGACCGCCTGGCCATCCAGTTCGGCAACTACAAAAAGTAG